One Tenrec ecaudatus isolate mTenEca1 chromosome 12, mTenEca1.hap1, whole genome shotgun sequence DNA segment encodes these proteins:
- the TTI1 gene encoding TELO2-interacting protein 1 homolog, producing the protein MAVFDTPQEAFGFLRPVCVQLTKAQTVENVEHLQAQLQAVGASALQELQQYVLFPLRFALKTPGPKRERLLQSVVECLTSVLSATCVKDPGLLQELFSELSACLYSPASQKPAALSEELKLAVIRGLSTLMHSAYGDIILAFYQPALLPRLGFAVSLLLDLTEQEKSKEIKTAAVRCLQVLLLQCECGDHPRSLDESEQTELGDLFASFLPGISTALTRVITGDFKQGHSTVVSSLRLFHKTVGFIMADEQLRRVSGAQAKPAVEQRVAELMIHRKADWVKNTGAKLALLLKRIVECVSVHPYWKVRLELVELVETLLVKCGQSLVESASPLLKALVSLVNDESPQVQVRCSKTLRHLADQQVVVGSRAFADILSENLHSLATSLPRLMNSQDDQGKLSTLSLLLGYLKLLGPKVNLVLHSMAHLQRLSKALLQVLELDVTDVKVVEERRWHTHELSSSPEAPATARPWNHVQRRYFRFFTDERVFLLLRQICQLLGCYGNLYLLVDHFLELYRESVVYRKQAAMVLNELVIGAAGLEVVVESLYENSPQASPEDLRDTITAVLEEYTSQENWYLVTCIEAEEMGGDLTVQPPGLPAITSGAHTCQVASFQAGSKPSPTICTMNSNIWQICIQLEGIGHFAYALGQDFRLLLMSALYPTLEKAGDQSLLISQAAMGTMMDMCLACSYESLQHLINDNSDYLVNGISLNLRHLAQHPHTPKVLEVMLRNSDASLLPLVADVVQDVLATLDQFHDTRAASFVGVLHALLAALAQWFPTTGQPQEQSMGKEDSHWSRRATLEKGLDDATTTADELEQFVLNYLKEKEAAEGNVPDVDDEEEAPSVPPEAHESDRLPDVEPPLPPQTQIAKDVMERCIHLLSDKNLKIRLQVLDVLDLCVVVLQSHKNQLLPLAHRAWPSLVHRLTKDDPLAVLRAFKVLRTLGGQCGDFLRSRFCKDVLPKLAGSLVTQAPVSARAGPVYSHTLAFKLQLAVLQGLGPLCQSLDLGEGDLNKVAGACLIYLSAKQPVKLQEAARSVFLHLMKVDPDSTWLVLSEHHCPELLTPPHPSLCPVRLPGAPGQQSPYTANVLHLLQELP; encoded by the exons ATGGCGGTTTTTGATACCCCGCAGGAAGCCTTTGGCTTCTTACGCCCCGTCTGTGTTCAGCTCACAAAAGCGCAGACGGTGGAGAATGTGGAGCACCTGCAGGCACAACTCCAAGCTGTCGGCGCCTCTGCCCTTCAGGAGCTTCAGCAGTACGTCCTCTTTCCTCTGCGGTTTGCCCTGAAGACCCCAGGCCCCAAGAGAGAGCGCTTGCTGCAGAGCGTGGTGGAATGCCTCACGTCCGTCCTCTCCGCCACATGCGTGAAGGACCCCGGACTCCTCCAGGAGCTCTTCTCAGAACTCTCAGCCTGCCTGTACTCACCCGCCTCCCAGAAGCCCGCGGCTCTGTCCGAGGAGTTGAAACTGGCCGTCATCCGCGGACTCAGCACGTTAATGCACTCCGCTTACGGGGACATCATTCTGGCTTTTTACCAGCCCGCCCTGCTGCCTCGCTTGGGGTTTGCCGTCTCTCTGCTGCTCGACCTCACGGAGCAGgagaagtcaaaggaaatcaaAACTGCTGCCGTGCGTTGCTTACAGGTGCTGCTCTTGCAGTGCGAGTGTGGGGACCATCCGAGGTCCTTGGATGAGAGTGAGCAGACGGAGCTGGGGGATTTGTTTGCTTCCTTTTTGCCCGGAATCTCAACTGCACTGACCAGGGTAATCACTGGAGACTTCAAGCAAGGCCACAGCACGGTGGTATCTTCCCTCAGGCTCTTTCACAAGACAGTGGGCTTCATTATGGCCGATGAACAGCTcagaagagtctcaggggcccAGGCAAAGCCTGCAGTTGAGCAGAGAGTAGCTGAGCTGATGATTCACAGGAAAGCAGACTGGGTTAAAAACACCGGGGCTAAGTTGGCGCTCCTTCTTAAAAGGATCGTTGAGTGTGTTTCCGTCCACCCATACTGGAAGGTGAGGCTGGAACTGGTAGAACTTGTGGAGACCCTTCTTGTCAAGTGTGGTCAGTCTCTGGTCGAGTCCGCCAGCCCCCTCCTGAAGGCTTTGGTGAGTCTGGTGAATGACGAGAGTCCGCAAGTCCAGGTCCGATGCAGTAAAACCCTGAGACATTTGGCGGATCAGCAAGTAGTGGTGGGCAGCAGGGCCTTCGCCGACATCTTGTCAGAGAACCTACACTCCCTTGCTACGTCTCTTCCTCGCCTCATGAACTCCCAAGATGACCAAGGAAAACTCTCCACGCTCTCCTTGCTACTTGGTTATCTGAAGCTCTTGGGCCCCAAAGTCAACTTGGTCCTCCACTCTATGGCCCATCTGCAGCGCCTTTCCAAAGCCCTCCTCCAAGTGCTCGAACTAGACGTGACGGACGTCAAAGTCGTGGAGGAGCGCCGGTGGCACACCCATGAGCTGAGTTCATCTCCAGAGGCCCCTGCCACTGCCCGACCCTGGAACCATGTCCAGAGGCGGTACTTCCGCTTCTTCACTGACGAGAGGGTCTTCCTGCTCTTGCGGCAGATCTGCCAGCTCCTCGGGTGTTACGGGAACCTCTACTTGCTGGTGGACCACTTTCTGGAACTGTACCGTGAGTCTGTGGTCTATCGAAAGCAAGCCGCCATGGTCCTTAATGAGCTAGTTATAGGAGCTGCTGGCCTGGAGGTTGTGGTGGAGAGTCTTTATGAAAACTCTCCTCAAGCAAGCCCAGAGGACCTGAGagacaccatcactgctgtcctgGAAGAATACACAAGCCAAGAAAACTGGTACTTGGTTACCTGTATCGAGGCTGAGGAGATGGGAGGGGATCTTACAGTGCAGCCACCAGGCCTCCCCGCCATCACATCTGGCGCCCACACCTGCCAAGTTGCCTCTTTTCAGGCTGGATCAAAGCCAAGCCCCACTATTTGCACCATGAACAGCAACATATGGCAAATATGTATCCAGTTGGAAGGGATTGGCCACTTTGCTTATGCACTAGGACAGGACTTCCGTTTGCTCCTCATGTCAGCCCTCTATCCCACCCTGGAAAAGGCCGGGGACCAATCCCTGCTCATCAGTCAGGCAGCGATGGGCACCATGATGGACATGTGCCTAGCCTGCAGCTATGAGTCCCTGCAGCACCTGATCAATGACAACTCCGACTACTTGGTGAATGGGATCTCTCTAAACCTGCGCCACCTGGCTCAGCACCCTCACACCCCAAAGGTCTTGGAAGTCATGCTGCGGAACTCGGATGCTAGCCTGCTTCCTCTGGTAGCAGATGTGGTTCAAGATGTCCTGGCCACCCTGGACCAGTTTCACGATACAAGAGCTGCTTCCTTTGTCGGGGTTCTGCACGCCCTGCTGGCTGCTTTAG cccagtggttcccaACCACAGGACAACCCCAAGAACAGAGTATGGGGAAGGAGGACAGCCATTGGAGCCGAAGAGCAACTCTTGAGAAGGGACTGGACGACGCCACCACCACGGCCGACGAGCTGGAACAGTTTGTGCTCAACTACCTCAAAGAAAAGGAGGCGGCCGAAGGAAACGTGCCGGACGTTGATGATGAAGAAG AGGCGCCATCAGTCCCTCCCGAAGCACATGAGAGTGACAGGCTTCCGGACGTGGAACCACCACTGCCGCCGCAGACGCAGATAGCCAAGGATGTGATGGAGCGCTGCATCCACCTGCTGTCGGACAAAAACCTGAAAATCCGCTTGCAG GTGTTGGATGTGCTGGACTTGTGCGTGGTGGTTCTGCAGTCCCACAAGAACCAGCTCCTCCCCTTGGCTCATCGGGCCTGGCCCTCGCTGGTGCACCGACTCACAAAGGATGACCCCCTGGCCGTGCTAAGAGCCTTCAAG GTCTTGCGAACCCTGGGAGGTCAGTGTGGTGACTTTCTAAGGAGCAGGTTCTGCAAAGATGTTCTGCCAAAGCTAGCCGGCTCGCTAGTCACCCAGGCTCCCGTCAGTGCCAGAGCTGGCCCCGTCTACTCCCACACACTAGCCTTCAAGTTGCAGCTGGCCGTCCTGCAGGGCCTGGGTCCCCTCTGCCAGAGCCTGGACCTAG GTGAGGGTGACCTGAACAAAGTGGCGGGTGCCTGCTTGATTTACCTCAGCGCCAAACAGCCCGTGAAATTACAAGAGGCTGCCAGGAG